The following are encoded together in the Anaerostipes caccae L1-92 genome:
- a CDS encoding VOC family protein, producing the protein MLKMTAAGLFVTDMEKMVAFYRDVMGMKTDWEGTPNAELYSGDMCLIMFGRKDFEEMTGRNFGYPDKINGTVELAFDLPSYEDVDREYQRVLEAGAEPVLAPVTEPWGQRTSYVADPDGNLIEIGSFGKE; encoded by the coding sequence ATGTTAAAAATGACAGCAGCAGGATTATTTGTTACTGATATGGAGAAAATGGTCGCGTTTTACAGGGATGTGATGGGTATGAAGACCGATTGGGAAGGAACTCCCAACGCTGAACTCTATTCCGGCGACATGTGTCTGATTATGTTTGGGAGAAAAGATTTTGAAGAAATGACCGGCAGAAACTTTGGCTATCCGGACAAAATAAACGGGACGGTGGAACTCGCCTTTGATCTGCCTTCCTATGAAGACGTGGACCGGGAGTATCAGAGAGTGCTGGAAGCAGGAGCCGAACCGGTTCTCGCACCGGTAACGGAACCATGGGGACAGAGAACAAGCTATGTTGCAGATCCTGACGGGAATCTGATTGAGATCGGATCTTTTGGAAAAGAGTGA
- a CDS encoding MetQ/NlpA family ABC transporter substrate-binding protein produces the protein MKKSLKKLTGIVMIGVLALGALTGCGSQKASAAKDITIGVCAGPYGDMVKKAIAPSLEKKGYKVSVREFSDYVLPDQALANGEIDANLMQHTAYLEKFAADNDLNISKVIAVPTAGAGIFSDSIKSLKELKKGDKIGIPNDPSNLARALSILGKEKVIVLKKGIDQTKATEKDIAQNPKNLKFVTLDAAQISRSLDSVAAGVVPGNYAYAAKLDFSRALAVETLAEEYKNVIAVKTDDVKGQLGKDLKEAVESEDFYKAVSDKKSSFQSFQKPDWWTEKYKEK, from the coding sequence ATGAAAAAATCGTTGAAAAAGCTGACAGGAATCGTTATGATTGGAGTATTGGCACTGGGTGCTTTGACCGGATGCGGGAGCCAAAAAGCCAGTGCTGCAAAAGACATTACCATCGGTGTCTGTGCGGGACCATACGGAGACATGGTGAAAAAAGCGATCGCGCCTTCTTTGGAGAAAAAGGGATACAAAGTATCGGTGAGAGAGTTCAGTGATTATGTACTGCCGGATCAGGCCCTGGCAAACGGTGAGATCGATGCAAATTTAATGCAGCACACGGCATATTTAGAAAAGTTTGCGGCAGATAATGATCTGAATATAAGCAAAGTCATTGCGGTGCCGACTGCGGGAGCAGGAATTTTTTCTGACAGCATAAAATCTTTGAAAGAACTGAAGAAGGGTGACAAGATCGGGATACCGAATGATCCTTCCAATCTTGCAAGGGCCCTCAGTATTCTTGGCAAAGAAAAGGTCATTGTCCTTAAGAAAGGAATCGACCAGACGAAGGCAACGGAGAAGGACATTGCCCAGAATCCTAAGAATTTAAAATTTGTAACATTGGATGCGGCCCAGATATCAAGGAGTTTGGACAGTGTTGCGGCGGGGGTAGTTCCAGGAAATTATGCATATGCGGCAAAACTGGACTTTTCCAGAGCATTGGCGGTCGAGACTCTGGCAGAAGAATATAAAAATGTCATTGCTGTAAAAACTGATGACGTGAAAGGACAGCTGGGGAAAGACCTCAAAGAGGCTGTGGAGTCAGAAGATTTTTATAAAGCGGTGTCAGACAAAAAGAGCAGCTTTCAGTCCTTCCAGAAACCAGACTGGTGGACAGAAAAATATAAAGAAAAATAA
- a CDS encoding methionine ABC transporter ATP-binding protein, translating to MIELKNIGVTFQQNKQDFQAVKNVNLTIEEGEIFGIVGPSGAGKSTLVRVINLLQPPTAGQVLIEGNEITSLKRKELCKVRLDIGMIFQHFNLISGSTIAENVAFALHANHYPKEKIQGRVKELLEMVHLPEKADSYPANLSGGQKQRVAIARALANDPKILLCDEATSALDLENTEEIVSLLKEINEKYHITIVFITHEMEVAKKLFDRIAFMENGEIKEVRDIYSAFAEPREEITKSLVERVLNVGVPDEVKLSEEEELVKLCYTGEKAYASVISQVSKQFDVVIDIINGKIDYIHGKPLGVLIVIVRGRNEEREKALRYMKENVYRVEELEGGR from the coding sequence GTGATTGAATTAAAGAATATTGGAGTGACATTTCAGCAGAATAAACAGGATTTTCAGGCGGTTAAGAACGTAAATCTGACCATTGAGGAAGGAGAAATCTTTGGCATTGTAGGACCCAGCGGAGCCGGAAAGAGTACGCTTGTCAGAGTGATCAATCTGCTTCAGCCGCCTACTGCCGGACAGGTGCTGATCGAAGGGAATGAGATCACTTCCCTGAAAAGAAAAGAGCTGTGTAAGGTCCGTCTGGACATCGGAATGATCTTCCAGCACTTTAATTTGATCAGCGGTTCCACGATCGCGGAAAATGTGGCGTTTGCCCTTCATGCAAACCATTATCCGAAAGAGAAAATACAGGGAAGAGTGAAAGAACTCCTCGAAATGGTACATCTGCCGGAAAAAGCGGATTCCTATCCGGCCAACTTAAGCGGCGGGCAGAAACAGAGAGTGGCAATCGCTAGAGCGCTGGCCAACGATCCGAAAATCCTGCTCTGTGATGAGGCGACATCCGCATTGGATTTGGAGAATACAGAAGAAATCGTGTCTCTGTTAAAAGAGATCAATGAAAAATATCATATTACCATAGTTTTCATCACCCATGAGATGGAAGTTGCAAAAAAATTATTTGACAGGATCGCCTTCATGGAAAACGGTGAAATCAAGGAAGTACGGGATATATATTCTGCATTTGCAGAGCCGAGAGAAGAGATTACCAAAAGTCTTGTGGAGCGTGTGCTCAATGTGGGCGTTCCCGATGAGGTGAAGCTTTCGGAGGAAGAAGAACTCGTGAAACTCTGTTATACCGGGGAAAAGGCTTATGCATCTGTGATCAGCCAGGTTTCCAAACAATTCGACGTGGTGATCGATATCATCAACGGAAAGATCGACTATATTCATGGGAAACCATTGGGTGTGCTGATCGTGATTGTAAGAGGCAGAAATGAAGAACGGGAAAAAGCCCTTCGTTATATGAAAGAAAATGTGTACCGTGTAGAAGAATTAGAGGGAGGACGATAA
- a CDS encoding methionine ABC transporter permease yields the protein MKETMEIIKLEFGNATIETIQMVLIAMAAAVVFGMLIGLVLHLTANPLFFKNRAVNAVAGTIINIIRSMPFIILLVVLLPLTRILVGTSIGAAAAAVPLSIASVAFYARLVEGSFSEVDKGVVEAAVATGASVSLIIRKVLFVEALPSLIRGLTVTFVSIIGYSAMAGSVGGGGIGDLAIRYGYNRYETGVLTFTVIVLIIIVQLGQWLGDKVALKFTKR from the coding sequence ATGAAGGAAACGATGGAGATTATAAAATTAGAATTTGGAAATGCGACGATAGAGACCATACAGATGGTGCTGATTGCCATGGCTGCGGCCGTTGTATTCGGAATGCTCATTGGCCTGGTGCTGCACTTGACAGCTAATCCCTTATTTTTTAAAAACCGGGCGGTCAATGCGGTGGCAGGTACCATTATAAATATTATCCGTTCCATGCCGTTTATTATTCTGCTCGTAGTACTCCTTCCGCTGACAAGGATCTTAGTAGGCACCAGCATCGGTGCGGCAGCGGCGGCGGTTCCCCTTTCCATCGCATCTGTGGCTTTTTATGCGAGATTGGTGGAAGGATCCTTCAGTGAAGTGGACAAAGGAGTCGTGGAAGCAGCGGTGGCCACAGGGGCAAGTGTTTCCCTGATCATCCGCAAGGTTTTATTTGTGGAAGCTCTTCCGAGTCTGATCCGCGGACTTACGGTGACATTTGTAAGCATCATCGGATACTCTGCCATGGCAGGAAGTGTCGGAGGAGGCGGAATCGGAGATCTGGCGATCCGGTACGGATATAACCGGTACGAGACCGGTGTTCTGACATTTACAGTGATTGTATTGATTATCATTGTCCAGCTCGGACAGTGGCTCGGAGATAAGGTGGCATTAAAATTTACGAAACGGTAG
- a CDS encoding FAD-binding oxidoreductase — protein sequence MALTGLECLIPDSSRVIFDSNIEEKYLSDTLGRLRGRAKALVFPESTKEVSDIMKYAYEHKIPVTPRGAGTNLVGSTVPADGGIVLDLSRMNRVLEIDKDTFTATVESGVVLKDFQELVEQEGLFYPPDPGEKTATIGGNISTNAGGMRAVKYGVTRDYIRGLEVVLADGSVAELGGKVVKDSSGLSLKHLMIGSEGTLGVITKAIVKLTSKPQKSLSVLLPFDDLHTGIRAVLNVIRGSLDPTAIEFVEKKVVALGEEYVGLAFPYQDAAAYILLTFDGDDSEEIYKRVEKLKTIAEESGAKDALVLEDEETIDAVWKIRGALVKAVEAKSEQEPVDIVVPINKSAEFIEYINDLEQKTGVQMVSFGHAGDGNVHLCVVRGGRTQEQWEKDRREVLASAYDKSSELGGLTSGEHGIGLSKKTYLKKASDPLILQMMKQVKLCLDPKNILNPNKIFD from the coding sequence ATGGCTTTGACAGGACTTGAATGTTTGATTCCCGACAGCAGTCGGGTGATCTTTGACTCTAATATAGAAGAAAAATATTTATCGGACACTCTGGGAAGACTCAGGGGACGGGCAAAAGCCCTGGTATTCCCTGAGTCCACAAAAGAGGTCAGCGATATTATGAAATATGCATATGAACATAAGATTCCGGTTACACCGAGAGGAGCAGGGACCAATTTAGTAGGTTCTACGGTACCGGCGGACGGAGGGATCGTTTTGGATCTGTCCCGCATGAACCGGGTGCTGGAGATCGATAAGGATACTTTTACGGCAACAGTGGAATCCGGTGTCGTGCTGAAAGATTTTCAGGAGCTGGTGGAGCAGGAAGGCTTGTTTTACCCTCCGGATCCGGGTGAGAAGACAGCCACCATCGGCGGAAATATCAGCACCAATGCAGGAGGAATGCGCGCCGTAAAATATGGTGTCACCAGAGATTATATCCGTGGGCTGGAAGTAGTGCTGGCCGACGGCAGTGTGGCAGAGCTTGGCGGGAAAGTTGTAAAAGACAGTTCCGGTCTTTCATTAAAACATCTGATGATCGGCTCAGAGGGAACCCTCGGAGTCATCACAAAGGCCATTGTGAAGCTTACATCAAAACCTCAGAAGTCATTGAGCGTTCTTTTGCCTTTTGATGATCTTCATACGGGGATACGGGCAGTCTTAAACGTAATTCGGGGCAGTCTTGACCCGACGGCCATTGAATTTGTGGAGAAGAAGGTAGTCGCTCTCGGAGAAGAATATGTTGGTCTTGCTTTTCCTTATCAAGATGCAGCGGCATATATTCTTTTGACTTTTGACGGAGATGACTCGGAGGAAATTTATAAACGGGTCGAAAAACTCAAAACAATCGCCGAGGAAAGCGGAGCTAAGGATGCGCTCGTGCTGGAAGACGAAGAGACGATTGATGCGGTGTGGAAGATCCGGGGAGCCCTTGTAAAAGCTGTTGAGGCAAAATCGGAACAGGAGCCGGTGGACATTGTGGTTCCCATCAATAAATCTGCCGAATTCATAGAATATATCAATGATTTAGAACAGAAGACCGGAGTTCAAATGGTAAGTTTCGGACATGCGGGAGACGGGAATGTACACCTTTGTGTTGTCCGGGGCGGCAGGACACAGGAGCAGTGGGAAAAAGACCGGAGAGAAGTGCTGGCTTCTGCCTACGATAAAAGCAGTGAGCTTGGCGGCCTGACATCAGGAGAACACGGGATCGGGCTGAGCAAGAAAACATATTTAAAGAAAGCATCAGATCCTTTAATTCTTCAAATGATGAAGCAGGTGAAGCTTTGCCTGGACCCGAAAAATATTTTAAATCCAAATAAAATTTTTGATTAA
- a CDS encoding Nif3-like dinuclear metal center hexameric protein, with protein MMKYSKLKADLMDMFDEKKLHMLPEEWGFFNEFDREINIIGYAVNLTEEIIEKARQQQIEFLVTHHDSWEFIFGLKESCSKMLEESGITHAYFHAPLDDAEFGTSASLGKKLGMGGLEKVMPYAEIYYGGVIGEIEPVDFNVFRERLTDILAEQVRCYQNNENPVRKVAVAAGGGNMTTEMRIAAEAGCDTYVTGEYVLYSQQYAQHVGMNLFVGSHTNTEILGVESLVQKLSGDKEIRIIKIDEPNY; from the coding sequence ATGATGAAGTACAGTAAACTGAAAGCAGATCTCATGGATATGTTTGACGAAAAGAAGCTGCATATGCTCCCAGAGGAATGGGGGTTTTTTAATGAATTTGACAGAGAAATTAATATCATCGGGTATGCAGTAAATCTGACAGAAGAAATTATAGAAAAAGCCCGCCAGCAACAGATAGAATTTCTTGTGACCCATCATGATTCGTGGGAGTTTATTTTTGGACTGAAAGAAAGCTGCAGTAAGATGTTAGAAGAAAGCGGAATCACCCATGCTTATTTTCATGCACCGTTAGATGACGCGGAGTTTGGGACCAGTGCGTCACTGGGAAAGAAACTTGGAATGGGAGGTCTTGAGAAGGTGATGCCGTATGCGGAAATCTATTATGGCGGGGTCATAGGTGAGATCGAGCCCGTTGATTTCAATGTGTTCAGAGAAAGGCTGACCGATATCCTTGCAGAGCAAGTGCGCTGTTATCAAAATAATGAAAATCCGGTAAGAAAAGTGGCTGTGGCCGCAGGAGGGGGAAACATGACCACAGAGATGAGGATTGCCGCAGAGGCTGGATGTGATACATATGTCACAGGGGAGTACGTACTTTATTCACAACAGTATGCACAGCATGTGGGAATGAATCTGTTTGTGGGAAGTCATACGAATACGGAAATTCTGGGAGTGGAATCGTTGGTTCAAAAATTATCCGGGGATAAAGAAATCCGGATTATAAAAATTGATGAGCCGAATTATTAA
- a CDS encoding TetR/AcrR family transcriptional regulator, translating to MNEKFYQLPCGRREKIIRSAYQVFSRNEYKRASMSAIADAAGISKSLLFYYFKNKKELYLYLVCHAENLTRSAVQDYGVWETEDLFEMLRRNVRAKCSLSVKYPEICMFSVKAYYEQHPEVKKDVHKLIAKTNQNAEQKFFRTFGNSMFREDIETETMYYEIALACEGYLYRCFQKGQIDIGRMEEEFDVLIKHWKKVYLRRWK from the coding sequence ATGAACGAGAAATTTTATCAGCTGCCATGCGGCAGACGGGAAAAGATCATAAGATCTGCTTATCAGGTGTTTTCAAGAAATGAATATAAGAGAGCTTCTATGTCGGCGATAGCCGATGCGGCAGGAATTTCAAAGTCGCTTTTATTTTATTACTTTAAGAACAAGAAGGAGCTGTATTTATATCTTGTCTGTCACGCTGAAAACCTTACACGCAGTGCGGTGCAGGATTATGGTGTATGGGAGACTGAAGATCTTTTTGAAATGTTACGTCGGAATGTCCGGGCAAAATGTTCTCTTTCGGTGAAGTATCCGGAGATCTGTATGTTTTCAGTGAAAGCCTACTATGAGCAGCATCCGGAAGTGAAAAAGGATGTGCACAAATTGATCGCCAAGACAAATCAGAACGCTGAGCAGAAATTTTTCCGGACATTCGGCAACAGTATGTTTCGGGAGGATATAGAGACAGAGACCATGTATTATGAAATTGCGCTTGCCTGTGAAGGTTATTTATACCGATGTTTTCAGAAAGGACAGATCGATATTGGCCGGATGGAAGAAGAATTTGATGTTCTGATTAAACATTGGAAAAAGGTATATTTGAGGAGGTGGAAGTGA
- a CDS encoding alpha/beta fold hydrolase, giving the protein MKFHEFGDRKLPHVLLIHGGGQAWWDYLRQARMLSLNYHVILPTLDGHGEEYMTEYVSTEDSAGKIIKYINESCGGSVFAIGGVSLGGQIVIEILSQRPDIAQKAIIDGSLCYPQPKLAKCCTAFVRCFWPLLFSRSASRLELAVLNKYMPAMRLPEEIIDYYMKDMPNFRKETMCTIYRTYMGDYQLDDRIKHVTAQVMYWYGSKEMKCVKNSAALFKSLVPSCEIYEAEGYGHGYLAVYLPDEWMKAAGPFLARK; this is encoded by the coding sequence ATGAAGTTTCATGAGTTTGGGGACCGGAAACTGCCGCATGTACTGCTCATACACGGAGGAGGACAGGCTTGGTGGGACTATTTAAGACAGGCCCGTATGCTGTCTTTAAATTATCATGTGATCCTGCCCACGCTGGATGGACATGGAGAAGAATACATGACGGAGTATGTGTCCACAGAAGATAGTGCCGGGAAAATCATTAAATATATCAATGAAAGCTGCGGCGGTTCTGTTTTTGCCATCGGCGGTGTCTCTTTGGGAGGGCAGATTGTGATAGAAATACTTTCCCAAAGGCCGGATATTGCACAAAAAGCGATCATTGACGGGAGCCTTTGTTATCCTCAGCCTAAGCTTGCGAAATGCTGCACTGCTTTTGTGCGCTGCTTCTGGCCGCTGCTGTTTAGCAGGTCAGCAAGCAGACTGGAATTGGCAGTGCTGAATAAATATATGCCCGCCATGCGGCTTCCGGAGGAAATCATAGATTACTATATGAAAGATATGCCTAATTTCAGAAAAGAAACCATGTGTACCATTTACCGGACTTATATGGGAGACTACCAACTGGACGACAGGATCAAACATGTGACAGCGCAGGTGATGTATTGGTACGGATCGAAGGAGATGAAATGTGTAAAGAATTCCGCTGCCCTTTTTAAATCATTGGTTCCTTCCTGCGAGATCTATGAGGCAGAGGGATATGGTCATGGATATCTGGCTGTTTACCTGCCGGATGAATGGATGAAGGCTGCAGGGCCATTTTTAGCCCGGAAATGA
- a CDS encoding helix-turn-helix domain-containing protein, producing the protein MEFSKQIKKYRLDSKLSQDELAEKVYVTRQTISNWENGKNYPDVKSLLLLSTLFHISLDTLVKGDLEEMREQIKAEDIKKWNRDSLIFSLLLVATAVLAVPLSLYGDVVGIVIWLVIFGCAIYYAGRVEKQKKTHDIQTYKEIMAFTEGKKLDEIEKYRESGKRPYQKLLLAVCAGLLTLAVSAVMIFLLR; encoded by the coding sequence ATGGAGTTCAGCAAACAGATAAAGAAATACAGGCTTGATTCAAAGCTCTCACAGGATGAATTGGCAGAGAAGGTATACGTCACACGGCAGACAATTTCAAATTGGGAAAACGGTAAGAACTATCCCGATGTAAAAAGTCTGCTCCTGCTGAGCACTCTTTTTCACATTTCTCTTGATACCTTAGTGAAAGGAGATTTAGAGGAGATGAGAGAACAGATTAAAGCAGAGGATATTAAAAAATGGAATCGCGACAGCCTTATCTTCAGTTTGCTTCTCGTAGCAACAGCAGTGCTGGCAGTACCGCTTTCATTGTATGGAGACGTGGTTGGAATCGTGATCTGGCTCGTGATTTTCGGATGTGCAATTTATTATGCAGGCCGCGTTGAGAAACAGAAAAAGACACATGATATTCAGACGTATAAAGAGATCATGGCTTTTACGGAAGGAAAAAAACTCGATGAAATAGAGAAATACCGGGAATCCGGAAAACGTCCGTATCAGAAATTACTGCTGGCAGTCTGCGCAGGGCTTCTGACATTGGCAGTTTCAGCAGTAATGATCTTTTTACTCCGATAG
- a CDS encoding leucine-rich repeat protein: MGRAMGLTLHYRKEKRGLRLVRCYGNDSVVSLPDTVDGQPFKILGDYAFSQWKKQEEEDVEIYDVTNNVLQDDEKELLCGNLIEAVHLPDKTEELGKYAFYGCSNLKKLTFSDALKGTGTGVFNGCRLRYVEIFCKKGKSTCLKDIVGEIRYELYADLHYRTEDGTQKTAKLVFPEFYEEAVENTPARIIEKYFNGSGYKYRQCFQKREVDYQAYDRLFSVAEIEERPELVSEIAVRRLRYPYELSEKARKEYTAYVKDHAKNIAEGFAQQRDMEALRFLSKEGLWNENAMEAAIEQASSQKDGETMSFLMNEKQRLFPPKKKIFEL, encoded by the coding sequence ATGGGACGTGCAATGGGGCTTACCCTTCATTACCGGAAAGAAAAGAGAGGGCTTAGGCTGGTCCGCTGTTATGGAAATGACAGTGTTGTTTCGCTGCCGGATACTGTGGACGGACAGCCTTTCAAAATATTAGGAGACTATGCATTTTCCCAGTGGAAGAAACAGGAAGAGGAAGATGTAGAAATATATGATGTAACAAATAATGTATTGCAGGACGATGAAAAGGAACTGCTCTGCGGGAATCTGATTGAAGCAGTGCATCTTCCTGATAAAACAGAGGAATTGGGCAAATATGCATTCTACGGATGCAGCAATCTCAAAAAACTGACTTTTTCAGATGCACTGAAAGGTACCGGAACCGGAGTGTTTAACGGGTGCAGGCTCCGCTACGTGGAGATTTTCTGCAAGAAAGGGAAAAGCACATGCCTGAAAGATATTGTCGGAGAAATCCGATATGAGCTGTATGCCGATCTGCATTACCGCACAGAAGACGGGACCCAAAAGACAGCTAAGCTGGTCTTTCCCGAATTTTATGAAGAGGCGGTAGAAAATACTCCGGCAAGGATCATTGAGAAATATTTTAACGGGTCGGGCTATAAGTATCGTCAGTGTTTTCAGAAAAGGGAAGTGGACTATCAGGCCTATGACAGGCTGTTTTCTGTGGCAGAGATAGAAGAACGGCCGGAACTGGTATCGGAAATTGCCGTCCGGCGGCTCAGATATCCATATGAACTGAGTGAAAAAGCAAGAAAAGAGTATACAGCATATGTAAAAGACCATGCAAAGAATATAGCAGAAGGATTTGCCCAACAGCGTGATATGGAAGCACTGCGGTTCTTATCGAAAGAGGGTCTTTGGAATGAGAATGCCATGGAAGCGGCCATTGAGCAGGCATCCTCGCAGAAAGACGGAGAAACTATGAGTTTTTTGATGAATGAAAAGCAGCGCCTGTTTCCTCCGAAAAAGAAAATTTTTGAGTTATAG
- a CDS encoding VWA-like domain-containing protein, with translation MQKETEKAERLAEAGKQILMASRDELYLHMRFMDLALSSFFYTSHADAERIASDGRVIYFHPGYLAKLYAQDRRMVNRMYLHLVLHCLFHHLTGQKNREKELWDISCDIAVESVIDQWKTGAVSLYGTAFRKDIYKRLKKELKVLTAEGIYKRIREWELTEAEIKRIGEEFVMDSHSFWPEKDQPKMQQEIQNQWQDISEKMELDMETFSQEMSADAGDMVRQMQIENRERYDYREFLKKFAVLKEEIGVDEDSFDYVFYTYGLRMYGNMPLVEPQEWKEVKKVEEFAIVIDTSMSCSGELVKKFLEETYGILKEEETFLRKVNIHIIQCDEKIQEDKKIRDEKELKEYMEHLELKGEGGTDFRPAFEYIARLMEEGEFYSLKGVLYFTDGQGIYPKKKPPFETAFIFMEEEYEDAQVPPWAMKLIVCEEELEGEDYGH, from the coding sequence ATGCAGAAAGAAACAGAAAAAGCAGAGAGGCTTGCCGAAGCCGGAAAGCAGATCCTCATGGCTTCAAGAGATGAACTTTATCTGCACATGAGGTTCATGGATCTGGCATTGAGCAGCTTTTTTTATACAAGCCATGCAGACGCAGAGAGAATCGCTTCTGACGGCAGAGTGATATACTTCCATCCGGGATATCTGGCGAAGCTGTATGCACAGGACAGAAGAATGGTGAACCGGATGTATCTCCATTTGGTACTGCACTGTCTTTTTCACCATCTGACCGGGCAGAAAAACAGGGAAAAAGAATTGTGGGATATCAGCTGTGATATTGCTGTGGAATCCGTGATCGATCAGTGGAAGACCGGAGCGGTTTCTTTATATGGCACTGCGTTCCGCAAAGATATTTATAAACGCCTCAAAAAAGAACTGAAGGTGCTGACGGCGGAAGGCATCTATAAAAGGATCCGGGAATGGGAACTCACAGAAGCGGAAATAAAGCGCATTGGGGAAGAGTTTGTCATGGACAGCCACAGCTTCTGGCCGGAGAAAGACCAGCCGAAGATGCAGCAGGAGATTCAGAACCAGTGGCAGGACATCAGTGAAAAGATGGAACTGGATATGGAGACATTCTCCCAGGAGATGTCTGCGGACGCGGGAGATATGGTACGGCAGATGCAGATCGAAAACAGGGAGAGGTATGATTACCGGGAATTTCTGAAAAAATTTGCGGTGCTTAAAGAGGAAATCGGTGTGGACGAGGATTCTTTCGACTATGTGTTCTACACCTACGGGCTTCGTATGTACGGAAATATGCCCCTGGTGGAGCCGCAGGAGTGGAAAGAAGTAAAGAAAGTAGAAGAATTTGCGATCGTCATTGATACGTCCATGTCCTGTTCCGGTGAACTGGTAAAGAAATTTTTGGAAGAGACCTATGGAATTTTAAAGGAAGAAGAGACATTTCTTCGTAAGGTCAACATCCATATCATTCAGTGTGATGAAAAAATCCAGGAAGATAAAAAGATCCGGGATGAAAAAGAACTGAAAGAATATATGGAACATCTGGAGCTCAAAGGGGAAGGCGGCACAGACTTCCGTCCGGCATTTGAGTATATAGCAAGACTCATGGAAGAAGGAGAGTTTTACAGCCTGAAGGGAGTTTTGTATTTCACAGACGGGCAGGGGATTTATCCGAAAAAAAAGCCGCCGTTTGAGACTGCCTTTATTTTCATGGAAGAAGAATACGAGGATGCCCAGGTGCCGCCGTGGGCGATGAAACTGATTGTTTGTGAGGAAGAACTTGAAGGAGAAGATTATGGACATTAA